The [Pseudomonas] carboxydohydrogena genome includes a window with the following:
- the queA gene encoding tRNA preQ1(34) S-adenosylmethionine ribosyltransferase-isomerase QueA — MRTDLFDFDLPPESIALRPVEPRESARLLVVRPGDGLEDRSVRDLPDMLRAGDQLVVNDTKVIAAQLSGRRVGGATEPRIDATLIKRIDGSRWQALVKPARKLSEGDVVRFGNEGRVCLLGNLDATIEAKGDAGEITLSFAFHGPVLDQAIADLGAPPLPPYIASRRAPDDKDVGDYQTMFAKHEGAVAAPTAGLHFTPALEATLQERGIGIQRLTLHVGAGTFLPVKTDDTADHKMHAEWGSVSADTARTLNEARAKGGRIVAVGSTAMRLLESAATENGTIQPFTGETAIFITPGYRFRAVDMMMTNFHLPRSTLFMLVSAFSGLETMQAAYAHAIAKGYRFYSYGDACLLFADTDHAA, encoded by the coding sequence ATGCGCACCGACCTGTTCGATTTCGATCTTCCCCCCGAAAGCATCGCCTTGCGTCCCGTCGAGCCGCGCGAGAGCGCCCGGCTTCTGGTGGTTCGGCCCGGCGATGGTCTTGAGGATCGCTCGGTGCGCGACCTGCCGGATATGCTGCGCGCGGGCGACCAGCTTGTCGTCAACGACACCAAGGTGATCGCGGCGCAATTGTCGGGGCGCAGGGTTGGCGGGGCGACCGAGCCGCGTATCGACGCAACACTCATCAAACGTATCGACGGCTCGCGCTGGCAGGCGCTGGTGAAGCCCGCACGCAAATTGTCCGAAGGCGATGTCGTGCGCTTCGGCAACGAGGGACGGGTGTGTCTGCTCGGCAATCTCGATGCCACAATCGAGGCCAAGGGTGACGCAGGCGAAATCACACTGTCGTTTGCGTTTCACGGGCCGGTGCTCGATCAGGCCATCGCCGATCTCGGCGCGCCGCCGCTGCCGCCCTATATCGCCTCGCGCCGCGCGCCCGACGACAAGGATGTCGGCGACTATCAAACCATGTTCGCCAAACACGAAGGCGCGGTCGCGGCTCCGACGGCGGGCCTGCACTTCACGCCCGCGCTGGAGGCCACTCTGCAAGAGCGCGGCATCGGCATCCAGCGCCTGACGCTGCATGTCGGCGCGGGCACGTTCCTGCCGGTGAAGACCGACGACACCGCTGACCACAAGATGCATGCGGAGTGGGGCAGCGTTTCTGCGGACACGGCGCGCACGCTGAATGAGGCGCGTGCCAAGGGTGGGCGCATCGTCGCGGTCGGCTCGACGGCGATGCGGCTTCTCGAAAGTGCGGCAACGGAGAATGGCACCATCCAGCCGTTCACGGGCGAAACCGCGATCTTCATCACGCCCGGTTATCGGTTTCGCGCGGTCGATATGATGATGACGAATTTCCATCTGCCGCGCTCGACGCTGTTCATGCTGGTCTCTGCCTTTTCGGGTCTGGAGACGATGCAAGCGGCCTACGCCCACGCCATCGCGAAGGGCTATCGCTTCTATTCCTATGGCGACGCCTGCCTGCTGTTCGCTGATACGGACCACGCCGCATGA
- the cysK gene encoding cysteine synthase A, with protein MNSSPDKTASHCHVGRGGIYDSIVDAAGCTPIVRLRRLPEQHGVKATILAKLEYFNPATSVKDRIGAAMVKAMEEAGAINKDTVLIEPTSGNTGIALAFVAASRGYRLKLVMPDSMSVERRKMLAFLGAEIVLTPAAQGMNGAIATAEELVRTTPNAVMPQQFKNPANPAAHRRTTAEEIWNDTAGNLDIFVAGVGTGGTITGVGQVLKPRKPSLRIVAVEPAESPVLSGGKHSPHKIQGLGAGFVPDILDRSVIDEVVAVNSTAAIEMSRSLARMEGIAGGISSGAAVAAALELGKRPENAGKTILTVIPSFAERYLSTVLFEEI; from the coding sequence ATGAATTCGTCACCGGACAAGACCGCTTCCCATTGCCATGTCGGACGGGGCGGAATCTATGACAGCATCGTCGATGCAGCGGGTTGCACGCCAATCGTGCGGCTGCGGCGGCTGCCGGAGCAGCACGGCGTCAAGGCGACGATTTTAGCCAAACTTGAATATTTCAATCCGGCCACCAGCGTGAAGGATCGCATCGGAGCCGCGATGGTGAAAGCCATGGAGGAGGCCGGGGCCATCAACAAGGACACGGTGCTGATCGAGCCGACATCCGGCAACACCGGCATTGCGCTTGCCTTCGTCGCGGCCTCGCGCGGCTATCGCCTCAAGCTCGTGATGCCGGATTCGATGTCGGTCGAGCGGCGCAAGATGCTTGCTTTCCTTGGCGCGGAGATCGTGCTCACGCCGGCTGCGCAGGGCATGAACGGTGCGATCGCGACCGCCGAGGAATTGGTGCGCACCACGCCCAACGCCGTGATGCCGCAGCAGTTCAAGAACCCCGCCAACCCGGCCGCGCATCGCCGGACGACAGCGGAGGAAATCTGGAACGACACCGCCGGCAACCTCGATATTTTCGTGGCCGGTGTCGGCACCGGCGGCACGATCACCGGCGTCGGGCAGGTGCTGAAACCGCGCAAGCCATCGCTGCGGATTGTCGCGGTCGAGCCTGCGGAAAGCCCGGTGCTGTCGGGCGGCAAGCATTCGCCGCACAAGATTCAGGGGCTCGGCGCGGGGTTCGTGCCGGACATCCTCGACCGTTCGGTGATCGATGAGGTCGTGGCCGTGAACAGCACGGCGGCGATCGAAATGTCGCGCTCTCTCGCGCGCATGGAGGGAATCGCGGGGGGAATCTCCTCGGGGGCGGCGGTTGCTGCCGCGCTTGAACTCGGCAAGCGGCCGGAAAACGCAGGCAAGACGATTCTCACCGTGATTCCCTCGTTCGCGGAGCGCTATCTCTCGACGGTACTGTTCGAGGAGATTTAG
- a CDS encoding peptidylprolyl isomerase encodes MADNDNTLILDTTQGEVVIEMRPDLAPGHVARIKELVREGFYDGIVFHRVIDGFMAQTGCPHGTGTGGSGQKLKAEFNAEPHVRGTVSMARAANPDSGDSQFFICFDDARFLDNQYTVWGKVTSGMENVDKIKRGEPVQNPDKIVKAHMAADAA; translated from the coding sequence ATGGCAGACAACGACAACACCCTGATCCTCGACACCACGCAGGGCGAGGTGGTCATCGAAATGCGTCCGGACCTCGCGCCGGGCCATGTCGCGCGCATCAAGGAACTGGTGCGTGAAGGTTTCTACGACGGCATCGTTTTCCATCGCGTGATCGACGGCTTCATGGCGCAGACCGGCTGTCCGCACGGCACCGGCACCGGCGGCTCCGGCCAGAAGCTGAAGGCCGAATTCAACGCCGAGCCGCATGTGCGCGGCACGGTATCGATGGCGCGCGCGGCCAACCCGGATTCCGGCGACAGCCAGTTCTTCATCTGCTTCGACGACGCTCGCTTCCTCGACAATCAGTACACCGTCTGGGGCAAGGTGACCTCCGGCATGGAAAACGTCGACAAGATCAAGCGCGGCGAGCCGGTGCAGAACCCCGACAAGATCGTCAAGGCGCACATGGCGGCCGACGCCGCGTAA
- a CDS encoding methyl-accepting chemotaxis protein: MTNPQPLHAQALIAPEASTVSEKLVDELGNGLGNLGVELADVLGNLHDVASRVSRQSEQFGHLQVTADTMVAANRNIDGAARTVQSFTANAAAEITQSRDVVTSAVGNITELVSAVSRIEDRLAAISQVLSQVGKVSGTIETIAKQTNLLALNATIEAARAGDAGRGFAVVANEVKSLAEATRQATLQIGQTVQNLDGEIGHLIEDSGVATRFAREAGEGANHIQGTINRVHEGFATVERDISAIATAAATNMEHCDVVLAELGDLAKGVDLSSSDLKHADDRVEGLLGASETLIKAIAESGVETSDTPFIQAAVETAARVGKAFEAAIERGEITEQQFFDQNYREIEGTDPKQYISAYVEITDRILPPIQDPVQKMDPRVMFSVAWARDGYLPTHNPNYRHPQGDDPVWNAANCRNRRIFKDRAAEKVANSTAPFLLQTYRRDMGNGSFVLLKDASAPIRIRGRHWGSFRIGFRQS, encoded by the coding sequence ATGACAAATCCGCAGCCACTTCATGCGCAAGCCCTGATTGCCCCGGAAGCCTCGACTGTCTCGGAAAAGCTGGTCGATGAATTAGGCAATGGCCTCGGCAATCTCGGAGTCGAACTCGCCGATGTGCTGGGTAACCTGCACGATGTCGCCAGCCGCGTCTCGCGGCAGTCCGAACAGTTCGGCCATTTGCAGGTCACCGCGGACACTATGGTCGCTGCCAATCGCAACATCGACGGCGCGGCGCGGACGGTGCAGTCGTTCACGGCCAACGCCGCCGCCGAAATCACGCAGTCTCGTGATGTCGTGACCAGCGCGGTCGGCAACATTACCGAGCTTGTCAGCGCCGTCAGCCGGATCGAGGACAGGCTTGCCGCAATCAGTCAGGTCCTGTCGCAGGTCGGCAAGGTGTCGGGCACTATCGAAACCATCGCCAAGCAGACCAATCTTCTCGCGCTCAATGCCACCATCGAAGCGGCGCGCGCGGGTGATGCCGGGCGCGGCTTTGCGGTTGTCGCCAACGAAGTGAAGAGTCTTGCGGAGGCGACACGGCAGGCGACGTTGCAGATCGGCCAGACCGTGCAGAATCTGGACGGCGAGATCGGGCATTTGATCGAGGATAGCGGCGTTGCGACCCGTTTCGCCAGAGAGGCGGGCGAGGGCGCCAACCATATTCAGGGGACGATCAATCGCGTCCACGAAGGTTTTGCCACCGTGGAACGTGACATCAGCGCGATTGCAACCGCCGCCGCGACCAACATGGAGCACTGCGACGTGGTGCTCGCCGAATTGGGCGATCTTGCCAAGGGCGTCGATCTGTCGTCCAGCGATCTGAAACATGCCGATGATCGCGTCGAGGGGCTGCTTGGTGCCTCCGAGACGCTCATCAAGGCCATCGCCGAAAGCGGTGTCGAGACATCGGACACGCCTTTCATTCAGGCGGCGGTCGAGACGGCCGCCAGGGTCGGCAAGGCGTTCGAGGCCGCGATCGAGCGCGGCGAAATCACGGAGCAGCAGTTCTTCGATCAGAATTATCGCGAAATCGAAGGCACCGATCCGAAGCAATACATCAGCGCCTATGTCGAGATCACGGACCGGATTCTGCCGCCGATCCAGGACCCGGTGCAGAAGATGGACCCGCGCGTGATGTTTAGTGTGGCGTGGGCGCGCGACGGCTATTTGCCCACCCACAATCCGAACTACCGGCATCCGCAGGGCGACGATCCGGTCTGGAATGCCGCCAACTGCCGCAACCGGCGCATTTTCAAGGATCGTGCCGCCGAGAAGGTGGCCAACAGCACGGCGCCGTTCCTGTTGCAGACCTATCGCCGCGACATGGGCAATGGCAGTTTCGTGCTGCTCAAGGACGCCTCGGCGCCGATCCGCATTCGCGGCCGCCATTGGGGCAGCTTCCGGATCGGGTTTCGCCAGTCCTGA
- the tgt gene encoding tRNA guanosine(34) transglycosylase Tgt yields the protein MSVANHFKLLGRDGEARTGVLTTLHGEVRTPAFMPVGTAGAMKGIHWREIRETGADIVLGNTYHLMLRPTAERIAALGGLQKFTGWNGPMLTDSGGFQVMSLSKLRKVTEEGVRFKSHIDGAVLDLTPERAIEVQRLFGSDIAMQLDECVRLPATGAEVERAMQLSLRWAERCKCAFEGAPSGHMLFGIVQGGDVAQLRRQSAAALGEIGFHGYAIGGLAVGEPQEVMLSMIEESAPLLPQDRPRYLMGVGTPDDMIEAIARGIDMFDCVLPTRNGRHGHAFTRRGVVNLRNARHADDPRPLDEESPWLPARSYSRAYLHHLVKAGEALGAMLLSEINIAYFQTLMNGVRQAIAEGTFADFRASTKAGWAGGDLPPR from the coding sequence ATGAGCGTGGCCAATCACTTCAAGCTGCTCGGCCGCGACGGTGAGGCGCGCACCGGCGTGCTGACGACGCTGCACGGTGAGGTCCGCACGCCCGCGTTCATGCCGGTCGGCACCGCGGGCGCGATGAAGGGCATCCACTGGCGCGAGATCCGCGAGACTGGCGCCGACATCGTGCTCGGCAACACCTATCATCTGATGCTGCGACCCACTGCGGAGCGGATCGCGGCGCTTGGCGGCCTGCAAAAGTTCACCGGCTGGAACGGGCCAATGCTCACGGATTCCGGCGGCTTCCAGGTGATGTCGCTGTCGAAACTGCGCAAGGTCACGGAAGAGGGGGTCCGTTTCAAGTCGCATATCGACGGCGCTGTGCTGGATCTCACGCCAGAGCGCGCCATCGAAGTACAGCGCCTGTTTGGCTCCGATATCGCCATGCAACTCGACGAGTGCGTGCGGCTGCCTGCGACCGGTGCCGAGGTCGAGCGCGCGATGCAATTGTCTTTGCGCTGGGCCGAGCGATGCAAGTGTGCCTTCGAGGGCGCGCCCTCCGGTCATATGCTGTTCGGCATCGTGCAGGGCGGCGACGTCGCGCAATTGCGGCGGCAAAGCGCCGCGGCGCTCGGTGAGATCGGTTTCCATGGTTATGCCATCGGCGGGCTCGCGGTGGGCGAGCCGCAGGAAGTGATGCTCTCGATGATCGAGGAGTCTGCACCATTGCTGCCGCAGGATCGTCCGCGTTACCTGATGGGCGTCGGCACGCCGGACGATATGATCGAGGCGATCGCGCGCGGCATCGATATGTTCGATTGCGTGCTGCCGACCCGCAACGGTCGCCACGGTCATGCCTTCACGCGGCGCGGCGTCGTCAACCTGCGCAACGCGCGCCATGCCGACGATCCGCGACCGCTGGACGAGGAAAGCCCATGGCTGCCCGCGCGCAGCTATTCGCGCGCCTATCTGCATCATCTCGTGAAGGCGGGCGAGGCGCTCGGCGCGATGCTGCTGTCCGAGATCAACATCGCCTATTTCCAGACGCTGATGAATGGCGTCCGTCAGGCGATCGCGGAGGGGACGTTCGCGGATTTTCGCGCATCTACCAAAGCAGGCTGGGCGGGGGGCGATCTTCCGCCCCGCTGA
- a CDS encoding peptidylprolyl isomerase yields MIRLLAVLGALMLAAPAFAQKLPANLDKANAIVIDTTKGRVVVQLRTDLAPGHAERIKQLARDGYYNNVPFHRVIDGFMAQTGDGKNFNGTGGSKYPNLKAEFSNVPFTRGVVGMARASDPNSANSQFFIMFNDYPSLNGKYTVIGNVVSGMDVVDKLKRGEPVQDPDKMLKVQVASDIK; encoded by the coding sequence ATGATCAGACTGCTTGCCGTTCTCGGTGCCCTGATGCTGGCCGCGCCAGCCTTCGCCCAGAAGCTGCCCGCGAACCTCGACAAGGCCAACGCCATTGTCATCGACACCACCAAGGGCCGCGTCGTGGTGCAATTGCGCACCGATCTCGCGCCGGGCCACGCCGAGCGCATCAAGCAGCTCGCGCGCGACGGCTACTACAACAACGTGCCGTTCCATCGCGTCATCGACGGCTTCATGGCGCAGACTGGCGACGGCAAGAACTTCAACGGCACCGGCGGTTCGAAATATCCGAACCTGAAGGCCGAATTCTCCAACGTGCCGTTCACCCGCGGCGTCGTCGGCATGGCGCGCGCGTCCGATCCGAATTCGGCGAACTCGCAATTCTTCATCATGTTCAACGACTATCCTTCGCTGAACGGCAAATACACCGTGATCGGCAATGTCGTGTCGGGGATGGATGTCGTCGACAAGCTCAAGCGCGGCGAGCCGGTGCAGGACCCCGACAAGATGCTCAAGGTGCAGGTCGCCTCCGACATCAAGTAA
- a CDS encoding efflux RND transporter periplasmic adaptor subunit produces the protein MMNWRSAPLAPATASQTASSEHADERIKLSDEQVAAAQIKLAPVETTQLAEHFLATGTIVPDADRIGRVAVRVLGTVTELRKRVGDPVEKDAVVAVLESRELSEVKSEFLAARLTNDLQQTLAARYKMLWESRSYPENEYLKSRLTAQDARIRLDSARQKLLALGLNEAEIEELPNLPIEELRKQSLRSPIKGRIAERRVDLGALVGREGQESELFVIVNLDTVWIDLAISPTDLSKVAENASINVTAGPDGPNGVAKIIFVSPLIDKDTRSAKVTASLDNAESKWRPGMFVTAEIPVPGRGAVLAVPKAAVQTIEGAPTLFVREGQEFVARKVQLGHEDDNQQEIVAGVNAGEVIAVSNTFTLKAELGKSEAEH, from the coding sequence TCAAACCGCCTCATCGGAACACGCCGATGAACGCATCAAGCTGAGCGACGAACAGGTGGCGGCCGCGCAAATCAAACTTGCTCCTGTTGAGACCACGCAACTGGCCGAACATTTTCTTGCGACCGGCACCATCGTGCCGGATGCCGACCGTATCGGCAGGGTTGCTGTCCGCGTATTGGGCACCGTCACCGAGTTACGCAAGCGCGTCGGCGATCCGGTTGAGAAGGATGCGGTTGTCGCCGTGCTGGAAAGCCGCGAGCTTTCCGAGGTGAAAAGCGAGTTTCTTGCGGCCCGTTTGACCAACGATCTCCAGCAGACCCTGGCCGCGCGCTACAAGATGCTGTGGGAGTCCCGCTCCTATCCCGAGAATGAATATCTCAAGTCACGCCTGACGGCGCAGGACGCACGAATACGTCTCGATTCCGCGCGCCAAAAACTGCTCGCGCTTGGCCTCAATGAGGCTGAAATCGAGGAACTGCCAAATCTCCCCATCGAGGAGTTGCGCAAGCAATCACTGCGTTCGCCCATCAAGGGCCGCATCGCGGAGCGCCGCGTCGATCTCGGTGCGCTCGTCGGACGGGAAGGTCAGGAGAGCGAATTGTTTGTGATCGTCAATCTCGACACCGTCTGGATCGACCTCGCGATCTCCCCGACTGATCTGAGCAAGGTCGCCGAGAACGCCAGCATCAACGTGACGGCCGGGCCCGACGGCCCCAATGGCGTGGCAAAAATCATTTTCGTCAGCCCCCTGATCGACAAGGACACAAGGTCCGCAAAAGTAACCGCCTCGCTCGATAATGCTGAATCGAAATGGCGGCCGGGCATGTTCGTGACGGCGGAGATCCCGGTGCCGGGCCGTGGCGCCGTGCTAGCCGTGCCGAAGGCTGCCGTGCAGACGATCGAAGGCGCGCCGACGCTGTTCGTGCGAGAGGGGCAGGAATTCGTCGCCCGCAAGGTGCAGCTCGGCCACGAAGACGATAACCAGCAGGAAATCGTGGCGGGCGTGAATGCCGGAGAGGTCATCGCCGTTTCCAACACCTTCACGCTCAAGGCCGAACTCGGCAAAAGCGAAGCTGAGCACTGA
- a CDS encoding efflux RND transporter permease subunit yields the protein MIKAVLSFSIAQRWVVMVISAVVIAFGALALARLPIDAVPDITNNQVQINTLAPALSTVEVEKQITAPLETALAGMPQLESTRSLSRNGFSQITAIFDDKADIYFARQQVSERLSEARSSLPSNSESHMGPISTGLGEIYMWSVQYADPAKVSRGHSGPQSDGSYMTPEGQRLITPVEREAYLRTVQDWIVRPQIKSVSGVAGVDAIGGYTKQYQVQPDAARLASYGLSFADVARALEENNVSRGARYIERNGEGIAVRSTGRIQTLDDLANVVITTRGGKPIRIADIGTTNIGGESRTGSASVNGHESVIGTALMLVGGNSRTVAAAVDARLKQLAASLPPGVEIKPLLNRTQLVDATIHTVAKNLLEGAVLVIIVLLVLLGNLRAAVITAAVIPVAMLMTSIGMVESRISANLMSLGALDFGLIVDGAVIISENCLRHLAERQHRLGRLLTQPERLEAVRDAAQEMIRPSVYGQVIIILVYVPLLSFTGVEGKMFEPMALTVILALVSAFILSLTLVPAAIAIFVTGRVTEKDNAAVGWLKRRYEPLLRKAVARPTPVIAGAGLLICLSLVLFMRLGQEFIPSLDEKNIAINALRIPSTALAESQRMQLDIEKAITHLPEVQTVFSKTGTAEVASDPMPPNASDTFVILKPADQWPDPSLSKDELLRRISGTLEKLPGQIYEFTQPIQMRFNELLAGVRGDIAVKVFGDEFEPMLRAANQIATVLRSTQGATDVKVEQINGLPTLDIAINRGEIARLGVSVAAIQSVIGAAVGGQEAGTVFEGDRHFAIVVKLPEDRRADIEVLRNLPVTLPPLSPGASVQTVPLNRVADFRFIEGPNQISREQGKRRVVVTANVRGRDMASVVDDARSAIGQSVKLPPGYWVTWGGQYENLASARARLMLVVPGCFILIFLLLFSALGTARDAALVFSAVPLALTGGIVALWLRGLPFSVSAAVGFIALSGIAVLNGLVMLSAIRQLALTREGTAATIEGALVRLRPVVMTALVAALGFVPMALATGTGAEVQRPLATVVIGGLVTATFLTLLVLPALITRFGNRACRHSGLED from the coding sequence ATGATCAAAGCAGTGCTTTCCTTCTCGATCGCCCAGCGATGGGTGGTGATGGTCATAAGCGCAGTCGTGATTGCGTTCGGCGCTCTCGCCCTCGCCCGCTTGCCTATCGATGCTGTGCCGGACATCACCAACAATCAGGTTCAGATCAACACGCTGGCTCCGGCGCTCTCGACCGTCGAGGTCGAGAAGCAAATTACCGCGCCGCTTGAAACCGCCCTGGCTGGCATGCCGCAACTGGAGAGCACACGCTCCCTCTCCCGCAACGGCTTCTCGCAAATCACCGCGATTTTCGACGACAAAGCCGACATTTATTTCGCGCGGCAGCAAGTCAGCGAACGGCTCAGCGAGGCACGCTCGTCGCTGCCGTCGAATAGCGAGTCGCATATGGGGCCGATCTCCACCGGCCTTGGCGAAATCTACATGTGGAGCGTGCAGTACGCGGACCCGGCAAAAGTATCGCGCGGGCATAGCGGCCCCCAAAGCGACGGCAGCTATATGACGCCCGAGGGCCAGCGGCTGATCACGCCGGTGGAACGCGAGGCTTATTTGCGCACGGTGCAGGATTGGATCGTGCGGCCGCAGATCAAATCCGTCTCCGGCGTGGCCGGTGTCGATGCCATCGGCGGCTACACCAAACAATATCAGGTGCAACCAGACGCGGCACGTCTGGCATCCTACGGGCTTTCGTTCGCGGATGTCGCCAGGGCGCTCGAGGAAAACAATGTCAGCCGCGGCGCGCGCTATATCGAACGCAACGGGGAAGGCATCGCGGTCCGATCAACCGGGCGCATCCAGACGCTCGACGATCTGGCTAACGTCGTCATCACGACCCGCGGCGGAAAGCCCATTCGCATCGCCGACATCGGGACCACGAATATCGGCGGCGAGTCCCGGACAGGCAGCGCGAGTGTCAATGGCCATGAATCCGTGATCGGCACGGCTCTGATGCTGGTCGGCGGCAACAGCCGCACGGTTGCGGCGGCAGTTGATGCGCGGTTGAAACAGCTAGCCGCATCATTGCCGCCCGGCGTCGAAATCAAGCCGCTGTTGAACCGGACCCAACTGGTCGATGCCACGATCCATACCGTCGCCAAGAACCTGCTGGAGGGCGCCGTCCTCGTCATCATCGTCCTGCTGGTTCTGCTTGGCAATTTGCGCGCCGCCGTCATCACCGCCGCCGTGATTCCGGTTGCCATGCTGATGACCTCCATCGGCATGGTTGAAAGCCGCATCAGCGCCAACCTCATGAGTCTCGGCGCGCTTGACTTCGGGCTGATCGTCGATGGCGCCGTCATCATCAGCGAGAACTGCCTGCGTCATCTCGCCGAGCGCCAGCACAGGCTGGGGCGGCTGCTGACACAGCCCGAACGGCTCGAGGCCGTGCGGGACGCCGCGCAAGAGATGATCCGGCCCAGCGTTTACGGCCAGGTCATCATCATCCTCGTCTATGTGCCGCTGCTGTCGTTTACCGGCGTCGAGGGCAAGATGTTCGAGCCGATGGCGCTGACGGTCATCCTCGCACTGGTGAGCGCCTTCATCCTGTCGCTGACACTCGTCCCGGCCGCGATTGCGATCTTCGTCACCGGCCGCGTCACCGAAAAGGACAATGCCGCTGTCGGCTGGCTGAAACGGCGCTACGAGCCCTTGCTGCGAAAGGCCGTCGCCCGTCCGACCCCGGTCATCGCCGGCGCAGGTTTGCTGATCTGCCTGAGCCTTGTGTTGTTCATGCGGCTGGGTCAGGAATTCATCCCATCGCTGGATGAGAAAAACATCGCGATCAATGCATTGCGCATCCCCAGCACGGCGCTCGCCGAATCCCAGCGCATGCAGCTGGACATTGAAAAAGCGATCACGCACCTGCCGGAAGTGCAGACCGTCTTTTCAAAAACCGGCACGGCCGAGGTTGCATCCGATCCGATGCCGCCGAACGCTTCGGACACGTTCGTCATCTTAAAACCGGCCGACCAATGGCCCGACCCTTCATTGTCCAAGGATGAACTTCTTCGGCGGATTTCAGGCACGCTCGAAAAGCTCCCCGGACAGATCTACGAGTTCACCCAGCCGATCCAGATGCGTTTCAACGAACTGCTTGCGGGCGTTCGCGGCGATATCGCGGTCAAGGTTTTCGGCGACGAGTTCGAACCGATGTTGCGCGCGGCCAATCAGATCGCCACGGTCCTGCGGAGCACGCAGGGCGCAACGGACGTCAAGGTCGAACAGATCAATGGTCTGCCGACCTTGGACATCGCCATCAACCGCGGTGAGATCGCGCGCCTGGGAGTCTCGGTCGCGGCTATCCAGTCGGTGATCGGTGCAGCCGTCGGCGGGCAGGAAGCCGGGACGGTCTTCGAAGGCGACCGTCATTTCGCGATTGTCGTGAAACTGCCCGAGGACCGCAGAGCGGACATCGAGGTTCTTCGCAATCTGCCGGTGACGCTGCCTCCTTTGTCACCCGGCGCCTCGGTGCAAACAGTGCCGCTCAACCGGGTGGCCGATTTTCGCTTTATCGAAGGGCCGAACCAAATCAGCCGCGAACAGGGCAAGCGCCGCGTCGTGGTCACCGCCAATGTTCGCGGCCGTGACATGGCGTCCGTTGTCGATGACGCAAGGTCGGCGATCGGGCAATCCGTCAAGCTGCCGCCGGGCTACTGGGTCACATGGGGCGGGCAATACGAAAACCTTGCAAGCGCCCGCGCGCGCTTGATGCTCGTGGTGCCCGGATGCTTTATCCTGATCTTCCTTCTCCTGTTCAGCGCGCTGGGCACCGCACGCGACGCCGCGCTGGTGTTCAGCGCCGTGCCTTTGGCCCTGACCGGCGGCATCGTCGCGCTTTGGCTGAGGGGGTTGCCATTCTCCGTCTCGGCGGCAGTGGGCTTTATTGCCCTCTCCGGCATCGCAGTCCTGAACGGCCTCGTCATGCTGAGCGCCATTCGCCAGCTTGCGCTGACGCGTGAAGGCACCGCCGCGACCATCGAGGGTGCGCTTGTCCGCCTGCGGCCAGTGGTAATGACTGCGCTGGTGGCAGCGCTTGGATTCGTCCCCATGGCGCTTGCCACCGGGACGGGCGCCGAAGTGCAGCGGCCGCTGGCGACCGTCGTGATCGGCGGCCTAGTCACCGCGACGTTTCTGACCTTGCTGGTTCTGCCCGCCCTGATCACACGCTTCGGCAACAGGGCATGCAGGCATTCGGGCCTAGAAGATTGA